One Pecten maximus chromosome 7, xPecMax1.1, whole genome shotgun sequence genomic window carries:
- the LOC117330574 gene encoding U3 small nucleolar ribonucleoprotein protein IMP4-like yields MLRRQARLRREFIYKKSEEQRDRSIQDKKQRLKAALESGDPIPTDLRADAVTLQKTLAWEGPGADGKTSRVDDEYKWAGVEDPKIVVTTSRDPSSKLKQFAKEIKLIFPNSQRINRGNYETKQLMDACRANQVTDLLMVHEHRGVPDGLIVCHLPHGPTASFTLSNVVMRHDIPDVGTMSEAYPHLIFHDLSSKLGNRVRDILKYLFPVPKEESKRIITFANDDDHISFRHHIYKKTDGGRNIELSEVGPRFEMKLYQIQLGTLDNADTADVEWVYRPYMNTAKKRKFLSN; encoded by the exons ATG CTGAGAAGACAAGCTAGGCTGCGGAGAGAGTTCATCTACAAAAAGTCAGAGGAACAACGGGACAGAAGCATACAGGATAAAAAACAGCGATTGAAGGCAGCACTAGAAA GTGGTGATCCTATACCAACTGACTTGAGGGCGGATGCTGTAACCCTCCAGAAGACTTTGGCCTGGGAAGGACCAGGAGCAGATG GAAAAACTAGCAGGGTAGATGATGAGTACAAATGGGCTGGTGTGGAGGATCCCAAAATTGTTGTCACAACATCAAGAGATCCAAGTTCAAAACTCAAACAGTTTGCAAAG GAGATCAAACTGATATTCCCTAACAGTCAGAGAATCAACAGAGGTAATTATGAGACAAAACAGCTCATGGATGCCTGTCGTGCCAACCAAGTGACAGATTTGCTCATGGTGCATGAACACAGAGGTGTTCCAGATGGTCTGATTGTGTGTCACCTACCTCACGGCCCCACAGCCTCCTTCACTCTGTCCAACGTTGTAATGCGACACGACATTCCAGACGTAGGCACCATGTCAGAAGCATATCCACATCTCATTTTCCACGATTTGTCTTCTAAACTAGGAAACAGG GTCAGAGatattctgaaatatttatttcctgTTCCAAAAGAAGAAAGTAAGCGAATTATCACATTTGCAAATGACGATGACCACATCTCATTTAG acatcatatatacaagaAAACAGATGGAGGCAGGAACATAGAACTTTCAGAAGTTGGGCCAcgatttgaaatgaaat TGTACCAGATTCAGCTAGGTACCCTTGACAACGCAGACACAGCCGATGTAGAATGGGTGTATAGACCATACATGAACACAGCCAAGAAACGCAAGTTCCTCTCTAACTGA
- the LOC117330570 gene encoding polynucleotide 5'-hydroxyl-kinase NOL9-like, whose amino-acid sequence MDKYAKSFSKSIETESSKVNNVEVIEMVKDGSVQDGASVRNSAEKCLQDEVTETRIQLKKRRRKRKAMFHESPGRSVNSPRSRVESPESAEENARFPSDGASNFDEVCNTLADCRTADTAAEFQFERLIDVKEGRLLILESEQEVCVTGLCKMSVLCGSAGVFGYHCDPSKQPVRLFSAVSNSLLKIKCLSVESNPSSVRSIYSKYKLAQDILDELPSRGVAVVKLDRLHAPHIDYLTSLNTFKQLFCGIKDGPQGMFSIESKQSKRLPQLELSKDYYYVLDKWKEQLSIDPASIVITCGGKDQGKSTLTQFLLNSTLNVLEKVCYLDCDPGQTEFTPPGSVSLHTITTPALGPPFTQQREPTVWCFNGNVTPSGDPHLYLRCISHCFRAYMQMKPRPPLVVNTMGYITGLGLRLLIDTLKIVQPDLVIQIDSKHMDGNLPALTAPYVSESEGWSNHCRIKQQENIPQKDHSLVILDSVVKAHSSGQSRSRQHREMALLCYLAAGLPEGILGAKPCMVSWSSIAIHVCHETVPSSQILEAINACVVALCCLDDEYPRYKDGEESPWLLKETPVCDCVGYGFVRGVDRDKKCVCIVSPVPLSKLKSVNLLMRGNVNLSEDLFLKVFQGVVPYVDNTATATGGSALRQRKRLPRINRGRLS is encoded by the exons ATGGATAAGTATGCAAAGTCATTTTCCAAGTCAATTGAAACAGAATCGTCGAAAGTAAATAATGTGGAGGTGATTGAAATGGTTAAAGATGGGTCTGTACAAGATGGGGCATCAGTGAGGAACAGTGCTGAGAAATGTCTACAGGATGAAGTAACTGAGACCAGAatccaattaaaaaaaaggagAAGGAAAAGAAAAGCCATGTTTCACGAGTCTCCAGGGCGAAGTGTCAACTCACCAAGGTCAAGGGTTGAGTCACCAGAATCTGCAGAAGAGAATGCTCGGTTCCCTTCAGATGGTGCTAGCAATTTTGATGAAGTATGCAACACATTGGCAGATTGCAGGACAGCAGATACAGCTGCTGAATTTCAGTTCGAAAG GTTGATTGATGTCAAGGAAGGACGCCTTTTGATCCTAGAGAGTGAACAGGAGGTGTGTGTCACTGGCCTGTGTAAGATGTCCGTTCTGTGTGGCTCGGCTGGCGTGTTTGGTTATCACTGTGATCCCAGCAAGCAACCAGTCAGACTTTTTTCTGCTGTAAGCAACAGTCTATTAAAGATAAAATGTCTGAGCGTGGAATCAAATCCGAGCTCTGTGCGCTCTATTTACTCCAAGTATAAACTTGCACAGGACATTTTAGATGAGCTACCATCAAGAGGTGTGGCTGTTGTGAAACTCGATAGACTTCATGCTCCCCATATAGATTACCTTACCTCTCTCAACACCTTCAAACAACTGTTTTGTGGGATTAAGGACGGGCCTCAAGGAATGTTCTCCATAGAAAGCAAACAGAGTAAACGGCTACCACAGCTAGAACTTAGTAAAGACTACTACTACGTTCTCGACAAATGGAAGGAGCAATTATCCATAG ATCCTGCTTCTATAGTAATTACATGTGGTGGAAAAGATCAGGGAAAGTCTACCCTCACTCAGTTTTTACTCAACTCAACATTGAATGT CTTGGAGAAAGTATGTTATTTAGACTGTGATCCTGGACAGACAGAGTTCACTCCCCCTGGCAGCGTGTCTCTACATACCATTACTACTCCTGCTTTAG GGCCGCCATTCACTCAGCAAAGAGAACCAACAGT GTGGTGTTTTAACGGTAATGTGACCCCCAGTGGAGACCCACACTTATACCTCAGATGTATAAGTCATTGTTTCCGTGCCTATATGCAGATGAAGCCACGTCCTCCACTAGTGGTCAACACAATGGGCTATATAACAG GCCTTGGTCTGCGGTTACTGATTGACACTCTGAAGATTGTTCAGCCTGATCTAGTAATACAGATAGATTCTAAACATATGGACGGAAACCTTCCAGCCTTGACTGCCCCATATGTGTCGGAATCAGAGGGTTGGTCCAACCACTGTAGG ATCAAGCAACAGGAGAATATTCCTCAGAAGGATCACAGTTTGGTCATCCTAGATTCTGTTGTAAAAGCACACTCCAG TGGTCAAAGCAGATCTCGGCAACACAGGGAAATGGCACTGTTGTGTTACCTTGCAGCGGGGTTACCAGAGGGAATTCTGGGAGCTAAACCCTGCATGGTCTCCTGGTCCTCTATAGCCATCCATGTTTGTCATGAAACAGTTCCATCCTCTCAGATCCTGGAGGCCATCAATGCATGTGTTGTTGCTCTCTGTTGTCTAGACGACGAATATCCG CGTTACAAAGATGGAGAAGAATCTCCCTGGTTACTGAAGGAGACACCCGTCTGTGACTGCGTGGGATATG GGTTTGTCCGAGGGGTAGACAGAGACAAGAAGTGTGTGTGTATAGTGAGTCCGGTCCCACTATCCAAACTCAAATCTGTCAATTTGCTGATGAGAGGAAATGTAAACCTGTCAGAAGACCTCTTTCTCAAG GTTTTCCAAGGAGTTGTGCCGTATGTGGACAATACTGCAACTGCCACAGGAGGAAGTGCTCTGAGACAACGGAAAAGATTGCCCCGTATAAACAGAGGAAGGCTCAGCTGA
- the LOC117330573 gene encoding uncharacterized protein DDB_G0284127-like, whose product MADITGTNDNDLVGNSNLTSSMDSLSCDQTKSGGEEEDRRKDRHSTSSDVTLEGGSNSESVSTLELCDSGDQPDKHSGDSESNVARPDSLCLPRPLQQYERKRSKSDGQNQLASYINNSTNVITEWRSCRSASTTEEITGKKDPEFENIEETLLSKSMPQGTIVRKGEMIEFIADDLQEKIRRSSPLTKTDSSGLSSRTSSLRSISSVNSMSSSSSAMATSSLMQQSPDDIPPIDASAIMELEAHARRVADSVDLMMGNLRSNLHKMSAITVGCLDAYKTSVDVTCDSVDSSIKAMYALMAKCEELNNNMGPVYRLGDQIKEIKRLLDRFESQLTDNTS is encoded by the exons ATGGCGGACATCACCGGTACCAATGATAATGATCTGgtaggaaattcaaatctaacCAGTTCTATGGATTCACTCTCGTGTGATCAAACGAAGAGTGGAGGAGAGGAGGAAGATCGGAGAAAAGACCGACATAGTACAAGTTCTGATGTGACCCTGGAGGGAGGGAGTAACAGTGAAAGTGTCAGCACACTGGAGCTATGTGATAGTGGTGACCAGCCTGACAAACACTCTGGTGACTCGGAATCTAATGTTGCCCGACCCGATAGCCTGTGTTTACCAAGGCCACTGCAGCAGTATGAGCGGAAGAGAAGTAAAAGTGATGGACAAAATCAACTGGCCTCCTATATTAATAACAGTACCAATGTAATAACAGAGTGGAGAAGTTGTAGGTCAGCAAGTACAACAGAGGAAATTACGGGGAAAAAAGATCCGGAATTCGAAAATATCGAAGAGACATTGCTTTCTAAGAGTATGCCACAAGGAACCATAGTAAGAAAAGGAGAAATGATTGAGTTTATTGCTGATGATTTACAAGAGAAAATAAGGAGGAGTAGTCCCTTAACCAAGACAG ATTCCAGTGGTTTGAGTAGTAGAACCTCCAGCCTTAGAAGTATATCCAGTGTCAACAGCATGTCCAGTTCCTCGTCTGCCATGGCCACAAGCAGTCTAATGCAACAAAGCCCTGATGACATTCCTCCAATCGATGCCAGCGCTATAATGGAGCTGGAGGCACATGCCAGACGAGTGGCTGATAGTGTGGATCTCATGATGGGCAACCTCAGGTCTAACTTACACAAG atGTCTGCCATAACCGTAGGCTGTCTGGATGCATATAAGACCTCGGTTGATGTTACCTGTGATTCTGTAGACAGCAGTATTAAG GCAATGTATGCCCTGATGGCCAAGTGTGAGGAGCTGAATAACAACATGGGGCCTGTGTACCGACTAGGGGACCAAAT TAAGGAAATCAAGAGGCTACTGGATAGGTTTGAGTCCCAGCTGACAGACAACACATCCTGA
- the LOC117330572 gene encoding aminomethyltransferase, mitochondrial-like produces MSRIFTEVLKSFSGVTKCQHLKIQYVGCAKRYASSSAAKRTCLYDFHCKNGAKMVPFGGWEMPVMYAQQGVTTSHLHVRSEVGLFDVSHMLQTKFTGKDSIAFIESLVVGDVAALNENQGTLSLLTNTKGGIIDDLIVSKTHQGYIYVVSNAGCSEKDLDHIRTNLAESRRKGMDVDMEVIDNGLLALQGPKMAQVLQTGMNIDLSTLPFMTNTLTTVFGIPDCRVTRCGYTGEDGVEISVPADRAEELANALLSSEAAKVHLAGLGARDSLRLEAGLCLYGNDIDEDTTPVEATLLWTIGKRRRAEANFPGADIILQQIKDKPKSKRVGFLSTGPPARAGTVVYDEAGDRILGKLTSGCPSPSLNKNVSMGYIETPYAKNGTNVKFEVRKKLINATVSKMPFVPANYFT; encoded by the exons ATGAGTCGCATATTTACTGAAGTTTTGAAGTCATTTTCAGGAGTAACTAAATGTCAACACTTGAAGATACAGTATGTGGGATGCGCGAAGCGGTATGCGTCATCGAGT gCAGCCAAacgtacatgtctgtatgactTCCATTGTAAAAATGGTGCAAAGATGGTACCATTTGGGGGATGGGAGATGCCTGTCATGTATGCACAACAAGGGGTAACAACTTCACACTTGCATGTTCGATCAGAAGTAGGACTCTTTGATGTCTCCCACATGTTACAAACAAAATTTACCGGAAAGGACAGTATAGCCTTCATAGAGAGTCTGGTCGTTGGGGATGTTGCAGCACTAAACGAGAACCAAGGAACACTATCTCTACTCACTAATACTAAAGGGGGAATCATTGATGATCTAATTGTCTCTAAAACTCACCAAGGATACATTTATGTTGTCTCCAATGCAGGTTGTTCTGAAAAAGATTTGGACCATATAAGG ACAAATCTTGCTGAATCTCGGAGAAAAGGCATGGATGTTGACATGGAAGTTATAGATAATGGACTCCTAGCACTTCAAG GTCCTAAAATGGCCCAAGTGCTTCAAACTGGAATGAACATTGACCTTTCAACTCTTCCATTCATGACCAACACTCTAACTACAGTGTTTGGTATACCTGACTGTAGAGTGACACGATGTGGTTACACAGGAGAGGATGGGGTGGAG ATATCTGTGCCTGCAGACAGGGCAGAAGAACTAGCCAATGCCCTACTGAGCTCTGAGGCAGCAAAAGTACACCTGGCCGGTCTAGGTGCTCGAGACAGTCTTCGTCTGGAGGCAGGACTGTGTCTCTATGGAAACGATATAGATGAGGATACCACTCCAGTTGAAGCTACCCTTTTATGGACTATTG GTAAGAGACGAAGAGCAGAGGCAAACTTTCCTGGAGCCGACATCATCCTACAGCAGATTAAGGACAAGCCTAAATCTAAACGTGTTGGTTTCTTGTCGACTGGTCCTCCTGCCCGAG CTGGCACTGTGGTGTATGACGAGGCTGGAGATCGCATCCTTGGTAAACTAACCAGTGGGTGTCCTTCACCTTCCCTCAACAAAAATGTCTCCATGGGCTACATTGAAACACCATATGCAAAAAATGGAACCAATGTCAAATTTGAAGTCAGGAAAAAATTGATTAATGCAACAGTTTCAAAAATGCCATTTGTTCCTGCAAACTATTTCACATGA